The following are encoded in a window of Sutcliffiella horikoshii genomic DNA:
- the thiI gene encoding tRNA uracil 4-sulfurtransferase ThiI, with product MNYDHILIRFGELSTKGRNRKQFVQRLSFNILEKIKDFPKVAIEKSRDRMFIKLNGEPHEQILDRLQSIFGIHSFSLAVKTKTELEEMKNGALFALEALPYKGKTFKVTAKRAYKNFELDTNGLNHAIGSHLLRNTEDLTVNVKQPDINVRVEVREDATYITCKDIPGAGGLPVGTSGTGVLMLSGGIDSPVAGYLAMKRGIRLEVVHFFSPPYTSERAKQKVVELTERLTDFGHSINLHIVPFTDIQVAIQKQVPENYTMTSTRRFMLKIADKICEKEQGLAIITGESLGQVASQTLQSMSTINEVTSTPIIRPLITMDKIEIMDIAKHIDTLEISNRPYEDCCTIFTPSAPKTKPKKEKINFYESFFDIDKMVNDAVDRTEKLLITGKKQEEDSVINDLF from the coding sequence ATGAACTATGATCACATATTAATCCGATTTGGTGAACTGTCTACTAAAGGGAGAAACCGAAAGCAGTTTGTCCAACGTCTTAGTTTCAATATTTTAGAAAAAATTAAAGACTTCCCAAAGGTCGCTATTGAAAAAAGCAGAGATAGAATGTTCATTAAATTAAATGGAGAGCCTCATGAACAGATTTTGGATAGACTTCAAAGCATTTTTGGCATCCACTCGTTCAGCCTTGCAGTAAAAACGAAAACAGAGTTAGAAGAAATGAAAAATGGAGCATTATTTGCTCTCGAGGCACTACCTTACAAAGGAAAGACGTTTAAAGTGACGGCCAAGCGGGCTTATAAAAACTTTGAACTTGATACCAATGGATTAAACCATGCAATTGGATCGCATCTATTACGTAATACCGAAGATTTAACGGTGAATGTAAAACAGCCTGATATTAATGTCAGGGTTGAAGTGAGAGAGGATGCTACCTACATTACTTGTAAGGATATTCCAGGCGCAGGAGGTCTTCCGGTTGGGACAAGTGGAACGGGTGTGCTCATGCTATCTGGCGGGATTGACAGTCCTGTAGCAGGATATTTGGCAATGAAACGTGGAATTAGATTAGAAGTTGTCCACTTCTTCAGCCCTCCGTACACTAGTGAACGTGCGAAACAGAAAGTAGTGGAACTGACAGAAAGACTGACAGATTTCGGACACTCCATTAATCTGCATATCGTTCCCTTTACAGATATCCAAGTAGCGATTCAAAAGCAAGTGCCTGAAAACTATACGATGACATCCACCAGAAGATTTATGCTGAAGATAGCCGACAAAATTTGTGAAAAAGAGCAAGGGCTTGCAATTATAACTGGAGAAAGCTTGGGACAAGTGGCCAGTCAGACTTTGCAAAGCATGTCAACGATTAATGAGGTTACTTCCACACCGATCATTCGTCCGCTCATTACGATGGACAAAATAGAAATTATGGATATTGCCAAACATATTGATACGTTGGAAATTTCCAACCGTCCTTATGAAGACTGTTGTACCATTTTCACTCCTTCTGCACCTAAAACGAAGCCGAAAAAGGAAAAAATCAATTTTTATGAAAGCTTTTTTGATATAGATAAGATGGTGAACGATGCAGTCGATCGCACTGAAAAGCTACTAATAACAGGGAAAAAGCAAGAAGAAGATAGTGTCATCAACGATTTATTTTAA
- a CDS encoding RDD family protein, producing the protein MRDEQNSEYTNENVIHEDVNVGEDRISNDTMLPAKEVGVIEYRYAGFWMRLWAFLLDLLIIWSIGAIVIYPIFRLLGISTSQSFMFSPATIATTIVLYGYFILMTKYFKQTLGKMVFGLRVVDLKANDLSWKTILFREGVGRYIALVYAPITYIVFLVAAFTSKKQGVHDFIADTTVVHEK; encoded by the coding sequence ATGAGAGATGAGCAGAATAGCGAGTATACAAACGAAAACGTAATACATGAGGACGTGAACGTAGGGGAAGACAGGATCAGCAATGATACGATGTTGCCTGCGAAGGAAGTAGGAGTCATCGAATATCGCTATGCAGGGTTCTGGATGAGGCTTTGGGCATTTCTATTAGACCTATTAATCATTTGGAGCATCGGAGCGATCGTGATATATCCGATTTTTAGACTACTAGGGATATCCACTAGCCAAAGCTTTATGTTCTCACCTGCAACCATTGCCACAACCATTGTGCTATATGGGTATTTTATTCTTATGACGAAGTATTTTAAACAGACATTGGGTAAGATGGTGTTTGGATTACGAGTGGTAGACCTTAAAGCTAATGACCTTTCATGGAAAACGATTCTTTTTAGAGAAGGTGTAGGCCGATATATAGCGTTAGTTTATGCGCCTATAACATATATCGTATTCCTTGTTGCTGCTTTCACGAGCAAAAAGCAAGGCGTGCACGACTTTATTGCAGACACAACAGTGGTTCATGAAAAATAA
- a CDS encoding NAD kinase, whose translation MTERRKIFFFYKREEELVSKVEKLEQLAVQNNFEILNDHHNANIIVAVGGDGTFLQAVQKTGFKDDCLYAGINAGETSSFYCDFHIDDTEKMVEAMKFEQIEVRKYPTIEVTIDGISSFQCLNECSIRSAIIKTFAIDVYIDELHFETFRGDGMIVSTPTGSTAYNKSVQGAVVDPMLPCFQVSELASINNNSYRTLGSPFIMAGARKLTLKVIQDGNDYPTIGIDNEALSIKHVERLDIQLTDRKIKTVKLKDNSFWEKVKRTFL comes from the coding sequence ATGACAGAACGTCGTAAAATATTTTTCTTTTATAAAAGGGAAGAAGAGCTAGTGTCAAAAGTTGAAAAACTGGAGCAATTAGCAGTACAAAATAACTTTGAAATATTAAATGATCACCATAATGCCAACATTATCGTGGCAGTTGGAGGAGATGGTACATTCCTTCAAGCTGTTCAGAAAACAGGTTTCAAAGATGATTGCCTTTATGCAGGTATCAATGCTGGAGAAACTTCTAGTTTTTATTGCGACTTTCATATCGATGATACAGAGAAGATGGTCGAAGCGATGAAGTTTGAACAAATCGAGGTTAGGAAATACCCTACCATTGAAGTGACGATTGACGGCATTTCTTCTTTTCAATGTTTAAACGAGTGCTCTATTCGCTCTGCTATCATAAAAACATTCGCGATAGATGTTTACATAGATGAGCTGCACTTTGAAACATTCCGAGGAGATGGGATGATTGTTTCCACACCGACTGGTAGTACTGCCTACAATAAGTCAGTCCAGGGTGCTGTGGTAGATCCGATGCTCCCTTGTTTTCAGGTAAGTGAACTTGCTTCCATAAATAATAACAGCTATCGTACGCTTGGATCTCCGTTTATTATGGCAGGCGCTAGGAAGTTGACGTTAAAAGTTATTCAGGATGGAAATGATTATCCGACGATTGGGATTGATAATGAAGCTTTAAGCATTAAGCATGTGGAGCGGTTGGATATTCAGCTTACTGATAGGAAGATTAAGACTGTTAAGTTGAAGGATAATTCGTTTTGGGAGAAGGTTAAACGGACATTTTTATAA
- the mbcS gene encoding acyl-CoA synthetase MbcS encodes MKREELLAPQKYNLVEEVEKYAQDSERLALIWESEQGEKEQVTYQQLMKAANKIGNALLSEGLQKGDVVLVMMPRLIDSYQVYLGALKAGIVVIPCSEMLREKDLAYRIEHGDVKGIITYQPFVEQADKLEEVGNLVRFSVGGLAEKGWTNLHEAMEKQSDQLDFANTSKDDMAFLSYTSGTTGNPKGVVHTHGWAYAHLRTTSKNWLGIEDNDVVWATASPGWQKWIWSPFLSTLGSGATGFVYHGKFDPNTYLKLLEKHEVNVLCCTPTEYRLMAKVDNLNAYQLPHLHSAVSAGEPLNREVIDTFRKHFQVDVRDGYGQTENTLLLGVLKGMEIKSGSMGKPTPGNRVTIINEDAEECAVGEVGDIAVHVETPALFKHYYKDPERTSRQFRGDYYITGDKAKKDEDGYFWFEGRSDDIIISSGYTIGPFEVEDALVKHPMVRECAVVASPDEIRGNIVKAFVVLQDGVDQEEDKVTKMLQEHVKELTAPYKYPRKIEYVAELPKTTSGKIRRIELRQQELAQAAQS; translated from the coding sequence ATGAAAAGAGAAGAACTTTTAGCACCGCAAAAGTACAATCTGGTTGAAGAAGTTGAAAAGTACGCACAAGACAGCGAAAGGCTCGCACTTATTTGGGAAAGCGAGCAAGGGGAGAAAGAACAAGTAACATATCAACAATTAATGAAAGCTGCAAATAAAATTGGAAACGCTTTACTTTCGGAAGGGCTGCAAAAAGGAGATGTGGTCCTGGTCATGATGCCAAGGCTGATTGACAGTTATCAGGTGTATCTTGGAGCACTGAAAGCGGGTATAGTCGTCATTCCATGTTCTGAAATGTTAAGAGAAAAAGACCTTGCATACCGAATTGAACACGGAGATGTAAAAGGGATCATTACATATCAACCATTTGTGGAACAGGCAGATAAATTGGAGGAAGTGGGCAACCTGGTAAGATTCAGTGTTGGTGGACTAGCAGAAAAGGGCTGGACAAACCTGCACGAAGCGATGGAAAAACAATCAGATCAACTTGATTTTGCCAACACCTCAAAAGATGACATGGCATTTCTATCCTACACATCAGGGACAACCGGCAATCCAAAAGGAGTGGTTCATACTCACGGATGGGCTTATGCGCATCTACGTACGACCTCCAAGAACTGGCTAGGAATCGAAGACAATGATGTAGTATGGGCAACTGCAAGCCCTGGTTGGCAGAAGTGGATATGGAGTCCGTTCTTATCGACACTCGGTTCTGGGGCGACAGGATTTGTCTATCATGGCAAGTTCGATCCTAACACATACCTGAAACTTCTTGAGAAACATGAAGTGAACGTCCTCTGCTGTACACCGACAGAGTATCGTCTGATGGCGAAAGTGGATAATTTGAACGCTTATCAGCTACCGCATCTTCACAGTGCAGTATCAGCCGGGGAACCATTAAATCGTGAAGTAATAGATACCTTCCGGAAACATTTCCAAGTTGATGTTCGAGACGGCTATGGTCAAACGGAAAACACCCTGTTACTTGGAGTATTAAAAGGAATGGAAATTAAATCTGGTTCCATGGGAAAACCGACACCTGGCAATAGGGTAACAATCATCAATGAGGATGCTGAAGAATGTGCAGTGGGGGAAGTCGGGGACATCGCAGTACATGTAGAAACGCCGGCACTTTTCAAACACTATTACAAAGATCCTGAACGTACTTCCAGACAATTTAGAGGGGACTACTATATTACAGGTGATAAAGCCAAAAAGGACGAAGACGGTTACTTTTGGTTTGAAGGCAGAAGCGATGATATTATCATCAGCTCAGGTTACACCATTGGACCGTTTGAAGTAGAAGATGCGTTGGTAAAGCACCCGATGGTACGTGAATGCGCCGTGGTGGCTAGTCCTGATGAAATAAGAGGAAACATCGTTAAAGCCTTTGTTGTGTTACAGGACGGGGTAGATCAGGAAGAAGATAAGGTTACTAAAATGCTTCAAGAGCATGTTAAGGAATTGACGGCCCCATATAAGTACCCTCGAAAAATCGAGTATGTTGCCGAGCTTCCGAAAACTACTTCTGGAAAAATAAGAAGAATAGAGCTAAGGCAACAAGAATTGGCTCAAGCGGCACAATCCTGA
- the ytfJ gene encoding GerW family sporulation protein, with translation MSEHPIKSLMTTAMENLKDMIDVNTIIGDPVETPDGSVILTVSKVGFGFAAGGSEFQGGGSSGPERNDGGGNHQSQGQKLPFGGGSGGGVSITPIAFLIVNSQGVKMLHLDESTSIYERLLDLAPQAVEKVQHMLNNNKHNRANHSDHSYNENKQDLDF, from the coding sequence ATGTCTGAACATCCAATTAAAAGTCTAATGACAACAGCTATGGAAAATTTAAAAGATATGATTGATGTTAATACGATCATCGGCGACCCGGTAGAAACACCGGATGGAAGTGTTATTTTGACTGTTTCCAAAGTCGGCTTTGGTTTTGCAGCAGGTGGAAGTGAGTTTCAAGGCGGAGGCTCATCAGGTCCGGAGAGGAATGATGGTGGTGGCAACCACCAGAGCCAAGGGCAAAAGCTTCCGTTTGGCGGAGGTAGTGGAGGTGGCGTGTCCATCACTCCTATCGCTTTCTTGATTGTGAATTCACAGGGAGTGAAAATGCTCCATCTTGATGAAAGCACGAGTATCTATGAAAGACTACTGGATTTGGCTCCACAGGCGGTTGAGAAAGTGCAACATATGCTGAATAACAATAAACATAACAGAGCGAATCACTCTGATCATTCCTACAATGAAAATAAGCAGGACTTGGACTTCTAA
- the sppA gene encoding signal peptide peptidase SppA — translation MSGKRWAALGIAALLFFVSIITSLATKPAESSTSDSFSDIFGGEEEFIEEVIEDGSPNRKILVLEVNGVIQDTGSDVTSVFQSPGYNHRQFLRMLDQAKEDDTVQGIIVRVNTPGGGVSESAEIHKRLVEIKEETEKPIYISMGTMAASGGYYIAAPANKIFASPETITGSIGVIMQGINYSELAEKYGVKFDTIKSGPYKDIMSPTKDMSEEERQILQSMVDNMYDQFVKVIVDGRGMSESEVRRIADGRIYDGQQAKDINIVDELGYFEDVIEAMKKDHEMGNVQVVQYTENLGWGSLFSMNVQSLLKPESEMQMLAKLINQPNSPRLMYLYAE, via the coding sequence ATGAGTGGAAAGCGTTGGGCCGCATTAGGTATTGCGGCATTATTATTTTTTGTGTCGATTATTACAAGTCTGGCAACTAAGCCTGCAGAAAGCTCCACATCTGATTCTTTTTCAGATATTTTTGGAGGGGAAGAAGAGTTTATTGAGGAAGTAATTGAAGACGGTAGCCCAAACCGTAAGATTCTAGTTCTAGAAGTTAACGGTGTTATTCAGGACACAGGAAGCGATGTAACATCTGTGTTCCAATCACCAGGTTATAATCATCGTCAATTTTTAAGAATGCTAGATCAAGCAAAAGAGGATGATACTGTTCAAGGAATTATTGTTCGCGTCAATACACCAGGTGGCGGTGTATCAGAAAGTGCCGAGATACATAAAAGACTGGTGGAAATTAAAGAAGAAACAGAAAAACCGATTTATATTTCTATGGGAACTATGGCTGCTTCAGGTGGTTACTATATTGCAGCACCGGCGAACAAAATTTTCGCTTCACCTGAGACAATCACAGGTTCTATCGGCGTTATCATGCAGGGAATTAATTACAGTGAGCTTGCTGAAAAATATGGGGTAAAATTCGATACCATCAAGAGTGGGCCATATAAAGATATTATGTCTCCAACGAAAGACATGTCTGAGGAAGAGCGTCAAATTCTTCAATCAATGGTAGACAATATGTATGATCAATTTGTAAAAGTGATTGTAGATGGCCGGGGCATGAGTGAATCAGAGGTCAGAAGAATTGCTGACGGAAGAATCTATGACGGCCAACAAGCCAAAGACATTAATATTGTGGATGAGCTGGGGTATTTTGAAGATGTTATTGAGGCAATGAAAAAAGACCATGAGATGGGGAACGTCCAAGTTGTTCAATATACAGAAAACCTGGGCTGGGGTTCCTTATTCAGCATGAATGTACAATCACTATTAAAGCCAGAGTCTGAAATGCAGATGTTAGCAAAGCTTATCAATCAACCTAATTCTCCAAGACTAATGTACTTGTATGCAGAGTAG
- a CDS encoding cysteine desulfurase family protein has protein sequence MIYLDNSATTKPYKEVVDSFLKVSTEYFGNPSSLHSLGGEAEMLLNRSRETIASLLHVHHKEVIFTSGGTESNNLAVKGCALSKKNIGNHIITTSIEHPSVTNAIKDLEKEGFEVTVLPVNKEGRITKKQVEEALTKETVLVSIIHVNNETGAIQPVEEIGEMLKNHLNASFHVDHIQGIGKVPLRMDTIDLCSLSAHKFHGLKGNGILIAKNGVKLHPILSGGDQEWTLRSGTENVAGIVSMTKALRMTLEKSENHLSNLLQLKHYLLDELEQIKGVFIHSYRNQSAPHIVNFSVPGIKSEVLVHALGTKNIYVSTTSACSSKRKAPSKTLTAMGVTRAQAESAIRISMTYSTTKEEIRLFLQEFIQAITTIKEVTR, from the coding sequence ATGATTTATTTAGACAACAGCGCCACAACTAAACCATATAAAGAAGTGGTGGATTCTTTTCTTAAGGTGTCCACAGAATATTTTGGAAACCCATCTTCGCTTCATTCGCTTGGCGGCGAGGCAGAAATGCTGCTTAACCGTTCAAGGGAGACAATTGCATCCTTGCTGCATGTCCATCATAAGGAAGTCATTTTCACTTCAGGTGGAACAGAAAGTAACAACTTGGCAGTAAAAGGATGTGCTCTGAGTAAAAAAAATATAGGCAACCATATCATTACAACTTCTATTGAACATCCTTCTGTAACGAATGCGATAAAGGATTTGGAAAAGGAAGGATTTGAAGTGACAGTTCTTCCTGTTAATAAGGAAGGAAGAATTACGAAAAAACAAGTAGAAGAAGCGTTGACAAAAGAAACGGTGTTGGTTTCCATCATTCATGTAAATAATGAAACCGGGGCAATCCAACCTGTAGAAGAAATCGGCGAAATGCTCAAGAACCACCTAAATGCAAGCTTTCATGTTGACCATATACAAGGAATTGGCAAGGTTCCATTACGAATGGACACAATAGACCTTTGTTCTCTTTCGGCTCATAAGTTTCACGGATTAAAAGGAAACGGGATCCTGATTGCAAAAAATGGTGTCAAACTTCATCCAATACTCAGCGGAGGAGACCAGGAATGGACGTTACGATCTGGAACAGAGAACGTAGCGGGAATTGTTTCCATGACGAAAGCGCTCCGAATGACCTTGGAGAAAAGTGAAAATCACTTATCTAATTTACTTCAATTAAAGCACTATCTTCTTGATGAGTTGGAGCAGATAAAGGGAGTTTTTATCCACTCTTACAGAAATCAAAGCGCTCCGCATATTGTCAATTTTTCCGTTCCGGGCATAAAGTCAGAAGTTCTTGTCCATGCATTAGGCACAAAAAATATTTATGTCTCTACAACCTCTGCCTGCTCTTCCAAGCGAAAAGCACCCAGCAAGACATTAACGGCAATGGGAGTGACGAGGGCACAGGCGGAAAGTGCCATCCGAATAAGTATGACATACAGTACAACAAAAGAAGAGATACGATTATTTTTACAAGAGTTTATCCAAGCCATCACCACTATAAAAGAAGTAACGAGGTAA
- a CDS encoding DUF2953 domain-containing protein → MIWAIIIFAIIIFLLVMVLVTKITIHFYYHHQQDNDQMTVKLSAWYGLLRYTIDVPLISVDKDTASIHVEEKTKVGGGDPSQGKQKEKDFSPKEIWQSFEDTYELVRHVVGMHEIVRRLLSRMEVKHLEWHSNIGLGDAAHTGMFVGAGWSIKGGIVGFLSNYTDFRAKPELSITPYFQYTVSQTMFKCMIRFRIGYAMLAGIRIVKYWKGGRPKFKTRPLSMLSKEENHKSM, encoded by the coding sequence GTGATCTGGGCCATAATAATCTTTGCCATTATAATTTTTCTCTTAGTCATGGTTCTCGTCACTAAAATTACCATCCATTTTTACTACCATCATCAACAAGATAATGATCAGATGACAGTGAAACTAAGTGCATGGTACGGATTGTTGCGGTACACCATTGATGTTCCATTGATCAGTGTAGATAAAGACACAGCATCCATTCATGTCGAGGAAAAAACCAAAGTTGGAGGCGGAGATCCTTCTCAAGGTAAACAAAAAGAGAAAGATTTTTCTCCAAAAGAGATATGGCAGAGTTTTGAAGATACATATGAACTGGTGCGTCATGTTGTCGGGATGCATGAGATAGTCAGGAGATTGCTTTCAAGAATGGAAGTGAAACACCTGGAATGGCATAGCAATATTGGGCTAGGAGATGCAGCACATACTGGGATGTTTGTTGGGGCAGGATGGTCAATCAAAGGGGGAATTGTAGGGTTTTTAAGCAATTATACAGACTTCCGAGCTAAACCGGAACTCTCCATTACCCCTTATTTTCAATATACTGTTTCCCAAACCATGTTTAAGTGTATGATTCGGTTTCGAATCGGGTATGCTATGTTGGCAGGAATAAGAATCGTTAAATATTGGAAGGGCGGTAGACCTAAGTTTAAAACCCGTCCTTTATCCATGTTGTCCAAAGAGGAAAATCACAAATCCATGTAA
- a CDS encoding alpha/beta-type small acid-soluble spore protein yields the protein MANNSSNQLVVPGVQQALDQMKYEIASEFGVQLGPDATARANGSVGGEITKRLVQMAEQSFSGGYQK from the coding sequence ATGGCAAACAACAGTTCAAACCAACTAGTTGTACCTGGTGTACAACAAGCTCTTGACCAAATGAAATACGAAATCGCTTCTGAATTCGGAGTTCAACTTGGTCCTGATGCAACTGCTCGCGCTAACGGTTCCGTTGGTGGAGAAATCACTAAACGCTTAGTTCAAATGGCTGAACAAAGCTTCAGTGGCGGTTACCAAAAATAA
- a CDS encoding amidohydrolase, whose amino-acid sequence MGEIWYGGKIYTMKAETETVEAVYTEDGIIKDMGLQEDLFFTYPNARKQDLQGAVMYPGFTDSHMHLIGHGEKLLRLDLSNFTSPQDVKQALMRKVQETPEGEWIFGEGWNENNFVDRKIFHRTELDEITSNHPMILSRVCRHAVLVNSKALELAGITKETENPPGGVIVKDIDDEPTGFLLDQAQELVKRKIPKASESYLYNALKTSIEDCLRLGLVGSHSEDLSYYGSFTKTFGAFENVIERDKLKYRAHLLVHHEVVDDMHEEGHTFKETTGFITLGAMKIFADGALGGRTALLSRPYNDAPETSGVAIHTQEQLDSLVKKARDYGMTVAVHTIGDRAFEYMLDALEKHPAPKGERDRLIHAQILTKDLIDRAKKLPLILDIQPRFVATDFPWIIERLGEERLNYSYAWKTLLDEGLICAGGSDAPIEPVDPILGIHAAVTRQIPGDEDKIVYQPEQCLSIYEAIGLFTKGSAQAIFEEDKQGVIDTGYYADFTVLDTDLFTATEDDILETNVLKTIVDGTVVYERD is encoded by the coding sequence ATGGGAGAAATTTGGTACGGCGGAAAGATTTATACGATGAAAGCAGAAACGGAAACAGTGGAAGCTGTTTATACGGAAGATGGAATCATTAAAGATATGGGACTTCAAGAAGACCTTTTCTTTACATATCCCAATGCACGGAAGCAAGACTTACAAGGGGCAGTCATGTATCCAGGCTTTACAGACAGTCATATGCACCTGATTGGACATGGAGAGAAACTGCTGCGACTGGACTTGTCAAATTTTACATCTCCCCAAGATGTGAAACAGGCATTGATGAGAAAAGTTCAAGAAACGCCTGAAGGAGAATGGATCTTCGGGGAGGGATGGAATGAAAATAATTTTGTCGATCGAAAGATATTCCATAGAACAGAACTTGATGAAATCACATCAAATCATCCGATGATCCTGTCAAGAGTTTGTCGCCATGCCGTACTGGTCAACAGTAAAGCATTGGAACTTGCCGGTATTACAAAAGAAACAGAAAACCCTCCAGGAGGCGTTATTGTAAAAGATATCGATGATGAACCGACTGGATTCTTACTTGACCAAGCGCAGGAATTAGTAAAAAGGAAGATACCAAAAGCGAGTGAAAGTTACTTGTACAATGCTTTGAAAACTTCTATTGAGGATTGCTTGCGCCTTGGGTTGGTCGGAAGTCATAGTGAAGACCTAAGTTATTATGGCAGTTTTACGAAAACATTTGGAGCATTTGAAAATGTGATTGAACGGGATAAGTTAAAATATCGCGCGCATTTGCTGGTACATCATGAAGTTGTGGATGATATGCATGAAGAGGGACATACATTTAAGGAGACAACTGGCTTTATCACCCTTGGCGCCATGAAGATTTTTGCTGATGGTGCACTCGGAGGAAGAACTGCTCTGTTAAGCCGACCTTATAATGATGCTCCTGAAACATCCGGGGTGGCCATTCATACACAAGAACAATTGGACAGTCTAGTAAAAAAAGCAAGAGACTATGGGATGACGGTTGCGGTTCATACAATAGGTGATCGTGCATTTGAATATATGTTAGATGCCCTTGAAAAACATCCTGCTCCAAAAGGGGAAAGAGACAGGCTCATTCACGCTCAAATTTTAACCAAGGATCTTATTGATCGCGCCAAAAAACTGCCACTTATATTAGATATCCAGCCGCGTTTTGTGGCAACAGACTTTCCTTGGATTATTGAACGCCTTGGAGAAGAAAGACTGAACTATTCGTATGCTTGGAAAACCCTCCTCGATGAAGGGTTGATATGTGCAGGAGGATCGGATGCTCCGATTGAGCCGGTTGACCCCATTTTAGGAATTCATGCTGCCGTTACAAGACAAATCCCTGGTGATGAGGATAAAATCGTCTATCAACCAGAACAATGTCTTTCCATTTATGAAGCAATCGGGCTGTTCACAAAAGGTAGTGCTCAAGCTATTTTCGAAGAGGATAAACAAGGGGTCATCGATACAGGTTACTACGCAGACTTCACAGTACTAGACACTGACCTATTTACAGCAACAGAAGATGATATCCTAGAAACAAACGTACTAAAGACAATCGTCGACGGTACGGTAGTGTATGAAAGAGATTAA
- the brnQ gene encoding branched-chain amino acid transport system II carrier protein — translation MHKKIYTNKDILVLGLMLFALFLGAGNMIFPPLLGQAAGDNVGISVIGFLITGVGLPLLGVMAIAYTGGDLQTLANRVHPIFGIIFTIIMYLAIGPFFGIPRTGTVAFEIGATPFLPESVNPQGWALFLFTLVFFAITYYLALNPAKLVDRIGKILTPLLLLVIGILVVKSIVTPMGAIGAPTEPYQESPFFKGFLEGYLTMDTIAALVFGIVVISAIKDKGVTDKKTITSLCLKAGFIAAIGLTIVYGGLSYLGATSLDAVGAAGNGGQILSGSANYLFGSIGAVILGLAITFACLTTSVGLVSATSKFFSKIMPSVSYKVFVAILSIFSLVVSNAGLEQLITISLPILIMIYPLAIVLIVLSFYRWRNESFVYGFALLFTGIVSFVDGLAVAEINITFLQNIFSILPFYNEGVGWLVPAVIGVIIGLVVGAVTAKQSNESIA, via the coding sequence ATGCATAAAAAAATATATACAAATAAGGATATATTGGTATTGGGACTAATGTTGTTTGCCTTATTTTTAGGTGCCGGGAATATGATTTTCCCTCCATTACTTGGACAAGCAGCCGGTGATAACGTTGGAATATCTGTTATAGGTTTCTTGATTACAGGAGTTGGCCTTCCACTACTTGGAGTAATGGCCATTGCTTACACAGGTGGCGACCTTCAAACACTAGCTAATCGTGTACACCCAATTTTCGGAATTATTTTTACTATTATTATGTATTTAGCGATTGGGCCATTCTTTGGAATACCGCGTACAGGTACTGTAGCCTTTGAAATCGGTGCAACACCTTTCTTACCTGAATCCGTTAACCCACAAGGTTGGGCACTCTTTCTGTTTACTTTAGTATTCTTTGCTATTACGTATTATCTTGCATTAAATCCAGCAAAACTTGTTGATCGAATTGGGAAAATCCTGACCCCCCTTTTGTTACTTGTTATTGGCATTCTTGTTGTGAAGAGTATCGTCACTCCGATGGGTGCTATTGGTGCTCCAACCGAGCCTTACCAAGAATCACCTTTCTTTAAGGGCTTCCTTGAAGGCTATCTGACAATGGACACCATTGCAGCTTTAGTTTTCGGAATTGTTGTAATATCTGCAATAAAGGATAAAGGTGTAACAGATAAAAAAACGATTACTTCTCTTTGTTTAAAAGCAGGATTTATTGCCGCAATAGGTCTTACTATCGTTTACGGTGGGTTATCTTACCTTGGCGCAACAAGTCTTGATGCAGTCGGAGCTGCAGGAAATGGTGGACAAATATTATCAGGCTCAGCCAATTATCTTTTTGGTTCTATCGGAGCTGTTATTTTAGGTCTTGCCATCACGTTTGCATGTTTGACGACATCTGTGGGACTTGTATCTGCCACAAGCAAATTCTTTTCTAAAATCATGCCATCTGTATCTTATAAGGTATTTGTTGCAATCTTATCCATCTTTAGTTTGGTTGTGTCTAATGCCGGGCTTGAGCAATTGATTACCATTTCTTTACCTATATTGATTATGATTTATCCATTAGCAATTGTACTGATTGTCCTTTCGTTCTATCGTTGGAGAAATGAATCATTTGTATATGGGTTTGCCTTACTATTCACAGGCATTGTAAGTTTTGTGGATGGATTGGCTGTGGCTGAAATCAATATCACATTTCTACAGAATATCTTCAGCATACTTCCTTTCTATAATGAAGGTGTAGGTTGGTTGGTACCGGCCGTGATTGGTGTGATTATCGGACTTGTCGTTGGGGCAGTAACAGCCAAGCAATCTAATGAAAGTATTGCTTAA